In the Ornithodoros turicata isolate Travis chromosome 5, ASM3712646v1, whole genome shotgun sequence genome, ATGCAGATTGTTACCTGACACAGGAAATTCCACAACGTATTTAGCAGGTCTTATTCAAGACGTAGACACACCACACGTAAGATACCAAGAGACGGATCACCATTGTCATGAGCGCTGGGTATATTATGCTATATGAGTATAATATGAGTAAGCAAAGAGATGGGATGGCATCATagccatcgtcatcatcatcacctaaTGTCGGCAAGCTTTCGCGAAGTCAGGCAGCGACATTTTTGCATCGAGCAAAATTGCCTCTGCAGGTTTGCCTCCACAAAAGTTCTTCGTCCTTCCTCTCTGGACTTGAACCTCTCTGATGTCCGATCGTTGAACCATGATTAAGCCAACCCGATCATTGACATTCGAGAGCCATGAATGCTCGAAGCGCCCCAAAGACGAACGACGACCTTCAGACCCACCGTTGCCCACAAACATCCAACCGTTCCGTCTGCAGCAACCGAACACCGCACACCTGGTCTATGTCAAGCGTCCACTGCAACCTGCACTATCATCATCGTCTTTGAATACCTTGAACCCTCTAGAATCCACCGTGCCTTCCAGTTTGGAACAAGGCGAGTGTTTAACGAAGAAATCGAAGAGAAGAACGTACGCCGGACTCTCTCCGGTATCCAAGATGCCCCCGAAGCCCGCGGTCCCACCCAGGTCTTCAGTGGCGCCGACTACCACTGGTATGCGCAAGACTACTGCGTCACCCAGAATAACATTTGCGGCGTACAAGCCGTTGACAGCGCCCGCAACGTCTGCCACAGGCAAGCTTTCTGCTGCAGGAGCAACGTGTAGAACACTTCCCCCGACTTCAAAGGTTCCTCACATTCCCCCAGTTCTCAAAGTTGCTTCGCAAAAGGGAGGTGGCACAATGGACGCTAAGGGAACTGTCTATAGGTCAACCCCTCGAATTTACATGTGAGTTTGAACGATCCTTAAAAGGGCAGAGTTATCTTATCACATTACCATGTGATGTCGCATAATGCATAAGTTTCGTATGTCCCAGCCCCTTTTTGAGTGTGTGCCGTGGTTGCCTTACTTGTGCCATATCATAATG is a window encoding:
- the LOC135396197 gene encoding uncharacterized protein LOC135396197 encodes the protein MIKPTRSLTFESHECSKRPKDERRPSDPPLPTNIQPFRLQQPNTAHLVYVKRPLQPALSSSSLNTLNPLESTVPSSLEQGECLTKKSKRRTYAGLSPVSKMPPKPAVPPRSSVAPTTTGMRKTTASPRITFAAYKPLTAPATSATGKLSAAGATCRTLPPTSKVPHIPPVLKVASQKGGGTMDAKGTVYRSTPRIYMKPPDARQSHDTFACVFLTILILGVVVFAAFAIMHPGMVRNVFALKVSNFTPPSHDHTENEYLLK